Proteins encoded by one window of Chondromyces crocatus:
- a CDS encoding LodA/GoxA family CTQ-dependent oxidase, whose product MAHAPIVRYAIHPALGIARVGSAPAPADAAPGEEGYYITSEVPGVAAAPEGGFKTPDGQLKRGVARFRVYGYDADGNVVQEITSADAQITWRVHVVNRKSAWYRFYNAMDIGAEALDTTHRNDAIQGDQRRQLAIDPGPRTITGNGVSGRAYQFASGFIRFPDAPQDVVQVYLGELRTDAQGRLLFLGGRGQAGSVYGELPSTFANNEGWYDDTSDGTVRATITVGGKDYDAEPAMVAVAPPNYAPGIFPVTTMWDVVHDLYLRQGWVTPEPQIVFWQHIYPLFARLVDNQWVNHGLYILFGAGSPSDLTSKALLDKLSSPDAKNEKLRQQWAAWFRSPQIPVPEARPEQRPDALPPFYGDGYGEFRGTDIADLGLTTTQYEWLDRWAKGDFVTGDGPSKITSLDDIDLADRPAAIDRAHLEDCLGGPFHPGIELTWTLRVPTMWQPRNVHDKTSLAYRLNVLPEGQMPKDDFGPVLTPAVALGKGGPTDGAGPGSLTRWQGVPWQTDEASCLAGYDLSTYLALPSFWSSRVPNEVLSVKAYHRVLDANQPLLQRMKHLAYRQFWLRDIDTGSQERRAHMVAEWDKMGIVTAVDAPSDGASLGLGQQMWVELGRDDSFEVNDPTWSQVQKAESTSVSRGAPPALRAAILPARHKAAAVEPAEIIGNPLRRRRDRGNV is encoded by the coding sequence ATGGCACATGCACCGATTGTTCGATACGCCATCCACCCCGCGCTCGGCATCGCCCGCGTCGGCAGCGCCCCCGCGCCAGCCGATGCTGCCCCCGGCGAGGAGGGTTACTACATCACCTCCGAGGTCCCCGGCGTGGCCGCGGCCCCCGAAGGCGGCTTCAAGACCCCCGATGGTCAGCTCAAGCGAGGGGTAGCTCGCTTTCGCGTCTACGGCTACGACGCCGACGGCAACGTGGTCCAGGAAATCACCTCGGCCGATGCCCAGATCACCTGGCGCGTCCACGTCGTGAACCGCAAGTCGGCCTGGTACAGGTTCTACAACGCGATGGACATCGGGGCGGAAGCCCTGGACACCACCCACCGCAACGACGCGATCCAGGGGGATCAGCGCAGGCAGCTCGCCATCGATCCCGGTCCCCGCACCATCACCGGCAACGGCGTCTCGGGCCGCGCGTACCAGTTCGCCTCCGGTTTCATCCGCTTCCCGGATGCCCCCCAGGACGTCGTGCAGGTCTACCTCGGCGAGCTACGCACCGACGCTCAGGGGCGGCTGCTCTTCCTCGGTGGCCGCGGTCAGGCGGGCTCGGTGTACGGCGAGCTCCCGAGCACGTTCGCCAACAACGAGGGCTGGTACGACGACACGTCCGACGGGACGGTACGGGCCACGATCACCGTCGGCGGAAAGGACTACGACGCCGAACCGGCGATGGTCGCGGTGGCGCCACCGAACTACGCGCCAGGAATCTTCCCCGTGACGACCATGTGGGACGTGGTCCACGACCTCTACCTGCGCCAGGGCTGGGTCACGCCGGAGCCTCAGATCGTCTTCTGGCAGCACATCTACCCCCTCTTCGCGCGCCTCGTCGACAACCAGTGGGTGAACCACGGGCTCTACATCCTCTTCGGCGCAGGCTCCCCGAGCGATCTCACCAGCAAGGCGCTGCTCGACAAGCTCTCGAGCCCCGACGCGAAGAACGAGAAGCTCAGGCAGCAGTGGGCCGCGTGGTTCCGCAGCCCCCAGATCCCGGTCCCCGAGGCGCGCCCCGAGCAGCGGCCGGACGCCCTGCCGCCCTTCTACGGCGACGGCTACGGCGAGTTCCGCGGCACCGACATCGCCGATCTCGGGCTGACCACCACCCAGTACGAGTGGCTCGATCGGTGGGCCAAGGGGGATTTCGTGACCGGAGACGGCCCGTCCAAGATCACCTCCCTCGACGACATCGACCTCGCTGACCGCCCCGCCGCCATCGATCGGGCGCACCTGGAGGACTGCCTGGGCGGCCCCTTCCACCCCGGGATCGAACTTACCTGGACCCTGCGGGTGCCGACGATGTGGCAGCCCAGAAACGTTCACGACAAGACCTCGCTCGCGTACCGCCTCAACGTGCTGCCGGAAGGACAGATGCCCAAGGACGACTTCGGCCCCGTCCTCACCCCGGCGGTGGCGCTCGGCAAGGGCGGCCCCACGGACGGCGCCGGCCCTGGCAGCCTCACGCGCTGGCAAGGCGTCCCGTGGCAGACCGATGAAGCAAGCTGCCTTGCCGGCTACGACCTCTCGACCTACCTCGCGCTCCCCTCCTTCTGGTCCTCGCGCGTCCCGAACGAGGTCCTCAGCGTGAAGGCGTACCACCGCGTCCTCGACGCGAACCAGCCTCTCCTCCAGCGCATGAAGCACCTCGCCTACCGCCAGTTCTGGCTGCGCGACATCGACACGGGGAGCCAGGAGCGCCGCGCGCACATGGTCGCGGAGTGGGACAAGATGGGCATCGTCACCGCGGTCGACGCCCCCTCCGACGGAGCAAGTCTCGGTCTGGGTCAGCAGATGTGGGTCGAGCTCGGCCGTGACGACTCGTTCGAGGTCAACGATCCCACCTGGAGCCAGGTGCAGAAGGCCGAGAGCACCAGCGTCTCCCGGGGAGCACCCCCTGCCCTTCGCGCGGCCATTCTCCCCGCACGCCACAAGGCCGCCGCGGTGGAGCCTGCAGAGATCATCGGCAACCCCCTTCGGCGCCGCCGCGACCGCGGGAACGTCTGA
- a CDS encoding lectin has product MSFGGAFDFQIGLAPPRSTQVDVQRMSRGLGNIGLTCELASPDACRGYVADALATFQRELSPRGTPHNITAARAGATKEHEFQIVRDPQAWMDKVSVIMANAQWVRQNNIFAVDYDRVLDVREETQLHLIRNVFISVGLALGRLSGGHLNPDQLTKYLGDWISDLGSTANQHYVSQRVETLHIAHINATGTTTRVGGITFDYKLEVRDFRNKKVTRHRSSLEMERWGMTFNSGTILNSVFEQVMQRPRG; this is encoded by the coding sequence ATGAGCTTCGGCGGTGCATTCGACTTCCAGATTGGTCTCGCCCCCCCCAGGTCCACCCAGGTGGATGTTCAACGCATGTCGCGCGGCCTGGGAAACATCGGGCTCACGTGCGAGCTGGCGAGCCCCGACGCATGCAGAGGGTACGTCGCCGACGCGCTGGCAACGTTCCAGAGAGAGCTGTCACCACGCGGGACACCTCACAACATCACCGCGGCCAGGGCGGGGGCGACGAAGGAGCACGAGTTCCAGATCGTCAGGGACCCCCAGGCCTGGATGGACAAGGTCTCGGTCATCATGGCCAATGCCCAGTGGGTCCGGCAGAACAACATCTTCGCCGTCGATTACGACAGGGTCCTGGACGTGAGGGAGGAGACTCAGCTTCATCTCATCCGAAACGTCTTCATTTCGGTCGGGTTGGCGCTCGGAAGGCTCAGCGGTGGCCATCTCAACCCGGACCAGCTCACGAAATACCTGGGCGACTGGATCTCGGATCTGGGATCGACGGCGAATCAGCACTATGTCTCGCAGCGTGTCGAGACGCTCCACATTGCGCACATCAATGCCACGGGTACGACGACCAGGGTCGGTGGCATCACCTTCGATTACAAGCTCGAAGTCCGGGACTTCCGTAACAAAAAGGTGACCCGTCACCGCAGCTCGCTGGAAATGGAGCGGTGGGGCATGACATTCAACAGCGGAACGATTCTGAACAGCGTGTTCGAACAGGTGATGCAACGCCCGCGTGGGTGA
- a CDS encoding zinc ribbon domain-containing protein: MVTCTFCGAPVSPRDPSCSYCGRSNQRHQPSTHHVQALLSGARTLHQAANHIAAIVLFRQVIAEDPELFDAYFFLADSLTSLHDFSAAIQAMERAQSIRPGHFAVQYNLGALHKRQGNAPLARHHFERSLEIAKSAAGDHESFRAMVEQELASLPPKGHPGGGHVH; the protein is encoded by the coding sequence ATGGTCACCTGCACGTTCTGCGGCGCCCCCGTCTCCCCCCGCGATCCGAGCTGCTCTTACTGCGGCCGCTCCAACCAGCGCCATCAGCCCTCGACCCACCACGTTCAGGCCTTGCTCTCCGGCGCGAGGACACTCCACCAGGCCGCGAACCACATCGCCGCGATCGTACTCTTTCGCCAGGTGATCGCGGAGGACCCGGAGCTGTTCGACGCCTACTTCTTCCTCGCCGACAGCCTCACCTCGCTGCACGACTTCTCGGCCGCCATCCAGGCCATGGAGCGGGCGCAGAGCATTCGCCCGGGCCACTTCGCCGTCCAGTACAACCTCGGTGCGCTCCACAAGCGACAGGGCAATGCGCCGCTCGCCAGGCATCACTTCGAGCGCTCCCTCGAGATCGCGAAGAGCGCTGCAGGAGACCACGAGAGCTTCCGGGCCATGGTGGAGCAAGAGCTGGCCTCGCTCCCGCCGAAGGGTCACCCGGGGGGTGGCCACGTGCATTGA
- a CDS encoding Uma2 family endonuclease: protein MDEPALHLGSDVLVPDLAGWRRERMPALPEAAYFTLPPDWVCEILSPSTAAHDRYGKLPVYAKADIPWAWLIDPTERALEVHHLSPRGRWEAELVIRGDVSVRAAPFDAIELDLAALWPDAKR from the coding sequence CTGGACGAACCCGCGCTTCACCTCGGATCCGACGTGCTCGTGCCGGACCTTGCCGGATGGCGCCGTGAGCGTATGCCAGCGCTGCCCGAGGCGGCCTACTTCACGCTGCCGCCCGACTGGGTATGCGAGATCCTGTCCCCCTCCACCGCCGCCCACGACAGGTACGGGAAGCTCCCCGTCTACGCGAAGGCTGACATCCCCTGGGCGTGGCTCATCGACCCCACGGAGCGCGCCCTGGAGGTGCATCACCTCAGCCCACGGGGGCGCTGGGAGGCGGAGCTGGTCATCCGGGGTGACGTCAGCGTGCGCGCCGCGCCTTTCGATGCCATCGAGCTGGACCTCGCCGCCCTCTGGCCCGACGCGAAGCGCTGA